Within the Garra rufa chromosome 16, GarRuf1.0, whole genome shotgun sequence genome, the region tgtggagtctcataaggtgagtctggagaagaagagaagtttgtctcagtctcagttcagactctcttgtctctttcagtcccactgaagcctgaatcactgtgtgtcctaacagcgctctgcacagacagcagtggaggacagtgagaggatctttactgagctcatccgctccattgagagaagccgctctgagctgatacggctgatcagagatcaggaaaagcgagcagtgagtcgagctgaaggacgactggagcgactggagcaggagatcaatgatctgaggaggagagacgctgagctggagcagctttcacacacacaggatcacatccagttcctgcaggtaacagaGATCTAGAAGAACAGGATCATAGTGGACTTGAGCCAGATCCTGCTGTCTCTAACTTCTCTAAAGTTATAAATAATGGTCAATCTAATCGTAGCCTTTGAGCTGCTtttcctgaaaaaatctactcaacccTACAATGAGACTCCATTGATGTTCTTGAGCTGTTAGATGGACATTTATGTTCTTAGCAGATGTTTTATCATCCAAACTATTTCCTAGAAAGTTCACATAGAGTGTAAGTGTCAAATACTAGAATCTGTAGCTCTAATGTGATATAATGAATATGAGAAGAATGAAGCTGATGCTGTGAAAGTGCTGGATTGAGGTGAGTTACTAAAGATCAGTCAAATCAGATCAGAAGTGTGGAGCTGATgagttttgatttctgttttctgtagagtttccagtctctctcagcacctcctgaatctaCAGACGGAAATGATGATCCCTTCAGTTCTCTCCTCTCTTTTGATGGTCTGAGAGAATCTGTCCATCAGCTGAGAGACAAACTGGAGGATTTCTGCAAAGAGGAGCTCAAGAAGATCTCAGACAGAGGTAAAGTCCTGGAGATTCATCTGCTCTCAGAAACAAGTCCATCATCATCTTATATCATGGAGAACATCATATTAGAAATGTCTTAGGAATGGATGCAGGATCATGAGAatcacactgttcatgtctgttgatttccacagtcacattcaccaacattgttcccaggaccaggaacgacttcctacaatgtaagtcagtaagaaaacaagcagaaaaactcACTGAGTGTGTTCATGTTCTTCCTGTAGAAGGTGAAAGAAGAGTTTTATAATTGATGATGTAAATGATGATTTGCACAGGATATCTGGTCATCTGTACTGAGACACTGATGATACATTGAACACGAAGAGTTCAGCTACATGAAAAGATCAAAcagattcataattcctgattctgatgtgttttatctccatcagattcccatcagctcactctggatctgaacacagTGTATAAACACCTCCTTCTGTCTGATAACAACAGAGTGATTACTAACACTGACACAGTTcagccgtatcctgatcatccagacagatttgatatgTATtatcaggtgttgtgtagagagagtgtgtgtggacgctgttactgggagattgagtgcaGTGGAGGTGTGcgtatatcagtgtcatataagagcatcagcaggaagggatgGGGTAATGAGTGTCGGTTTGGaaataatgatcagtcctggagtttgtacTGCACTCCATCCAGTTACTCATTCATACACAATAACAAACAGACTGATCTCCCTGTAGAGTCCatcagcagtagaataggagtgtttgtggatcacagtgcaggaactctgtccttctacagcgtctctgacacaatgagcctaatccacacagtccacaccacattcactcagccgctctatcctgggtttgctATTTTTAATAATGGATCTGTGTTGATGACTCAGAATAGACTGACGAGAGATTCTACCCATAATGCTCTGAGCTGCATGATGAATCAGTAACATTGAGATGTTATAGAGTCTCTTGTTTTCTCTTCATGACATTAATACTGCAGCTGAACTTCTGTCAGTGAAATAACATCAgaataaatgtgtaataaatcCTCATAGAGACAGTAAGATCAGTGTGTGTGAGTCCTGCTGAGTGACCATGTGTTTCTGTGCTTTTCTCAACCTTTACTTCTGTTGATTGAAATTAgtcatttagtttttattgtagtGTCACAATTTTTATTATGACTATCAAAATGACTTCTTAAATCAAATGATCACACACAGtcaataaaacattttcattattcaCCTATAATGGAGCTCCAGCCCTTttcagtgttttgtgtttttctgtctttctgtgtCACAAACCGCTGTTTTtatgtcaagtcacctttatttatatagtgctttttacaatacagattgtgtcataGCAGCTTTACATtattaaacaggaaaatagtgtGTCGATAATGCAAATGGTCAGTAGTAAATACTGAAGTTTTAACGTAAAGTCAGTTCATCATcgattcagtgatatcatcatccagctcagttcagttcaaatattaTCTGTGCAATCAAATTGACGATATTGCTGGAAATTGTCATATATTTACTGCTTAACCTcggaatgcatttttatttttaggttacaACTTTTTAATAATTTGTGTTAAAGTTTTTCTCGATTGCTAACACACTGTATCTGATCCATTTGGACAGTTCTCAAAACAAAGACACATTTCTCAAAACGTTTAGCACATTTTACCTTTTTTACacatattctaatttgctgtgttttttgcaaaactctacacCAATGCTTTGTTCAGACTGTCACACTGTAACAAGATTACTGTGaaatttacagtaacttactggcagcaattggcaagtaagttgctgtaatatattccacagtatgCTGACTGTAAGTTTAATCACAGTTACTTGCTGTACTACTGTAATTTTTATACAGTGAATATCACAGTACCATAATCGCATTCAGATTAATAGAATGctcttttttaatgaattaattcatgaataaataaatttttttaacaaatagtaaTTAGTATATACTATAGTACTGTACTATAATGAACattattgctttaattatgtgtagtctaaaaagaagacactgtttttgtcacaaaaataacatttattgactttaaattgtgaaaatacataaaatagcatagcatacaatacatttcaattttgtatttttcagtgtgtaaacattttttttattttgcgtaaacctaaaaatgtatagaGTCTAACTATAAAATCTTCAGTTCCAGTACAGAGTATATATCAAACATTACATGATAAACCAGAAAATAGTTTTCATTACTGCTGCTTGTCAGAGAAAGTtttaacagcattataaaataacagcaatatcaatagattttattttgagttaagaagctaagtgtttttaatataatttttttaatatcagtgaaaataaacaataaacaaacaattaacatttatacagtggtggccaaaattattagaacactggtattttcaccagctgaaatctcacagaaattccactggattattacaagtaagggcaaaaatgaatgtttggaaatgtaaactgatatttcctacttacactacagcaaaagataaaaaaaaataactgacttaaactcatgtttagctggtaaaaaacactagtgttctaataattttggccaccaatatatacagtatatatcaatCTTTATATATTACAGACATCAATTAAGCTTATCTTTTGGTATCTTTTCTTCAAAGCATTTTAAGTAAAACAGCTCTATATGTAACAAGTGAGAACAGAAGACCAAAAATGTCATTCAATAATTCTGGTTTCTGCGTGTGACGTTCAGCATGGATCCTTTTTTCTTTCCGGAGATGGACATGAGCTGGCATCATTGTCCTGGGCTGGAGTCTTCTTCCCTGCAgtagattaaaaaaatgtttttaatgtggAAGTTTATAAGCAAAACTGACAgcttcattatattttaaaatatagaaaatcagataggggtCTACATATCACCAAAAAATTTTTCAgtacacaaatatcaaggaaggaattttatttcactttttacagggtatctgcaggattttttaaatatcaatttattggCAATTTATGATAATTTTTAAGAgctacacaagtaaaataaacacagtatgagtggtGCTGGACAGcgtacggtaacatattaagccataaaatgacatacagttcagataaaggttttcacaaaaaaaaaaaaacttatacaatggtatttcagcctttataccattaaaagagataaatcaagtatatcatttataatatttatttaaaatataaatgttactgtcttaattgtttagatatttagaaggcacattaacttttcaCAATTACAACTCTAtgttttctgcataaaaacatgggccaataactaataatttgaccataaaaagctgaaaaaatgtattggaattaaaaattcattctctgtcacgagggggcgctttttaaatattacggtttccctactAACGGCTGAACACAAATCAGCACCGCCGTTTTATCAggcattatatattttatttaaggtttaggtttaagattaaatgaaaatgccattgacacgattctgaggacagtcagttcccttcagatacattcatataaagacatccgttcTGCATGTCGACTTTGAAACATGAAGCACGCATATATCATTGCCTTTttaagtttaatccagccctatcgcgattcttgtCTTTCTGTCCCTAACTGTAAAAGACCTTATACAactataattaagacttttcttatactgtttAACGTATTAAACACTTTGTACGGTCTTAAATGTGAAACAACTgaattgaggagttttaaggacctacaggagccctctcctttaaGATAGCCCGAGCAGGCTGGTGAAACATTTTgccagcccgactggaaaacacaatagccccgggacactGGGCTAGCGATTTAGCGAGCCCTGTATTGTTATGTATTATAATATCCCAAAGATGTTACTAACAAGTAAGCATTAAATAACAAGCATTAATTATTTGATAGACGGAGGCTTACGAGATCTGATGTCCTTTAGTCTGAGGACGTTTCGCCTTTAGCCCTTTAGTCCTGAGTGACGCAGTTTTGCTGACAATAGCGTTTAGTTTGTGGCGCGAAGCCATTTTAACTCATATACGAGGACTGACGCAGCTTGAGTAAAAATCACATAGTCCTATGAAAAATGTCGTGCAGACTGTCCACACTGTGTATAATAACTGTTCTAATCCGATTTGTCCCGTGGCACTCTTTATTTCACTGACTATCAGATACTGTTTTAATAAATGAGCGCATGTAAAAACAGCATGTGTAAGTCTAGAGATTGTGTGGTTTCTGGCAGGGGCGCCGcttgcaattttgggccctatgacaaaatatgaggttgggccccccctaccacacaaaagcagatctctgggggcccctaaaagacgtgggcccttagaattgtcctaacttacccccccttagcggcgcccctggttcTCTGTGCTTCTTTATTCTCTTCAGATGAGTATTTGTGATCTAATGGTATCTTCAGCTGACAGTTTTCATATGATGCTGCTGAGACcaaatattatattaaacaaaCATCTGTGAATGTGTTTATCATGAGGCTCATTAACATCTTCATCACATTGTGTTTTAAGgcttttgtgatcgtttggagcGCTGGTTTAAAATTGACATTAAATAAAATTGAACTCAATATGTGTTCTTGAAcaattcttttattttaatttgtggaACTGAGTTTGCAGACAAAGAACTTAATTTTTCAGTGTGAAGTGGGAGGATGATTGTgacattttacattatatttttgcatttggcagatgcttttatccaaactgTCTTATATTGCATTCAAGATATGTATTGATTCCAGCATTCTCCAGAAATCAAACCCATGAGTTCAGCATTGCCAGTGCTATGTTTGAGCTGCAGGAATACTTGCTCATTGTTTCCTCTGATGGAGGTGTTTTTGAGGTGAAAAGGCAGctgtgtgtatgtgagtgtgagtgtgtgtttgtgagtcaGAGTGTTTAATGGTCACCTGGTTAAGCAGGTGGTCACCTCTATTTGTGTCTCATTATTTTACAGTAAATGCAGCTCTTTTCTGTCAGTGGCCACCATTGAACTGTTCAGTTGACAACAGTGAGTCAGACACTCAGAGCTCGACAGGTGAGACACTAACACCTGAGATTACAGAGAGACGAAAGAGAGATAAATAAGTCCTGAAAGAGACAGATAACCGCTTGTTTTCCTCAGTTCTTTTTGGTTTTGGTTAAAGGGGATCAGAGAAAATCCACTCATCTTTCACAAATCCccattccaaacccgtaggaAGATTCATTGGGCTTTTTTGTCACCAAATTGTGTTTGCTGTGAGACTGTGGATGTATAACTCTGGGAAACATCATAATTATTTGCagatattaaatattacaaatttaaacattatttatacatgtttttaaacaactaaaaagggtacaaaatatgttcatcaAGTACAAATCAATCATGTAGAATAACAAATCATATAAGAACATATATCAAATACTAATAAACTTATAAATACATTCTTGAGCACTTTAGGTACTTAAGTACTTTAGGAATGTTTTGTCCTAATATTTTACctcattaattttaataaatctaATTTACACTATAGGTACAAAAAATAGTTCATCTCAGGatcttaaggacaaaaatgtccacattggaacccattaaaactataaaatatttagcccctgaaatgctaattttaccagaggaaACCCACCACAAAACGTGTGTTTTACCCCCTGGAACGCGATATTTACATGGGGACCCTCCTCGAAAcgcgattgggctacttttgggatAGTTTAGTAGCAATTggacaggttttgttgtgaaacctggcaaccctgattgagagtatgtgtgtgtgcagtTAAGTGAATTCATCCCTGTATAAACCTACAAAACTCCAGTAAATCAGCTCTTTTGTTTTAATTCAAGATGTCAGAGTCATTATTGCTTGTTAAGTGAAGAAGACACGACAGTCTGTTCCTCTTTCCGCTTCTTCATCCATGTTTCCACAGCACTGTCAGTGTCAGCACTACTACTGGCTTAAGTGAAAAAAAATAaggtgtttacaaataaaatatccatATATTTCTATTCCGAAGAGAACTGCTGTCCACGTCGAAgacatccaacacaaatctacaAACATATTGAGGTGAGGCAAACGGTTTACTGCTAACTAGAGAAACACTCCATCAATATGACGAGCTGCAgctcaaaatgcatgttagacggaaacattgtgcattatgatcgagtttgtagcttaattcactatatttTACCACAGCAATTCAGTTGGTGACAGTTCAATAGGAAATCACTTTAAAGCATTCAGTCTGACTCAGTCATCTTCATAACCACTGAAATGAATATTACATTTATCAGTATGTCTTGTAATACATATTCAGTATTTTCTTTGTTGTATCTGATTGTATTAGTCTGTATAGAGTGATAGTCAATGTAAAAAGAGCAAGTGGACACCAAACAGATGAAATGTGAGTTGATTGATTGAGAATGATTGagttgtgtgttgtgttttgttcAGTGCTCATGATTCAGTGATCTGCTGTTTGTCAGATGTTCAGTGCTGTCTGTTCATTCTCTCCTCTTCTGCTCTGCAGGATCTGCTCATGGATTACTATGTCGCTGGAGATCTGCTGACGTTGCTGAGTAAGTTTGGTGATCGTATCTGGAGGACAGGGCTCAGTTCTACCTGCTGAGATGCTGATGGCCATCCATTCAGTCCACAGACTCGCTTCTGTCCACAGGTATCTGTACTAACACTGatcagttcacccaaacatgaagaTCAGGACAGAATAAAAGATTCCTTTAATGTCATCAGACAATGGTTTGATTCAGAAAGTTCTCTAAGGATATAATTAGTGTCAGTGGAAAAACTTAAAATTCACCTgtctttaatttcatttttaatatgtttattaattccattttatatatatatatatatatatatatatatatatatatatatatatatatatatatatatattgtattgatTTTTACCTGTTTTTGCCATGAACATAGACAAATTTTTGAACAAATTTTCTGATATGTAAATTAATCTGATTTATGATGTATGGTGTGTCTGTTTTCCCTTTAAGTGTTTATtaatttgtgcattttttttatatttattttcaaataagtTTATCCTGTGTATTCTGACACATACATGAATGTCTCTAAGCTCCGGATATCTACTCGCTCTAGAGCCGCTGTTGGTTGACATTCATGAACAGCACTAAACACACACTTTGGCCATTCAgatgtaaatataatatttttctaAACTTTTAAAGAGCTTTGGTAAGTTGTACAACAAATGAGTTGTAATTGGCAGTTTTTTTCTGCAGAAAGCTGAACTTTAGTGATGTTTTATAGAGAAGCACTAGAGAGCGCCGTTGAGCAACATATGAGCATCTTCTCTAATTCTGGCTCTTATGAGTTGATCAGACTGAGCTCACTGCTGGAGCTGCTCCATACACTGACATTATACATGCTGAAGGTGTATTTGTACAGGAGAAGCTCATCTCAACACAAGCGTGTGTATCTGCTGTCCGTCCGCTTTGAGCTCCAGCTAATCTGAGATGAGACTGAATATGATCTCACACATGATCTGAGAGGAATGTGCTGTCCAACGATAGAGAGACAAACACACACTTTGATTTATATCCCTAAACGCGGATAACTGTCATGAATGGTGTGAGAGAGAGTGAATGTGTTCATGAACGAGACTCAGGCGCTTCATTTACTCTCTTTGACTCATTTTTAACATCGCTGTAGTATCAGATCAGCCGATGAAAGCTCAGACAGGTTTCCTCAGATTCTGACTCACAAACTCCTGCAACATCCTTTCAGCAGTTAAAGATGATGTTCAACAACTCTCTACTAATTCACACAGATCACGTCTCAGACTGTTCATTATCTACTTTCTTTAACCTTCTAAAAAGAAAACATGTAATTCATCATCTTAGAATCAAACTTGAACACTGTAAAATATGTTGGTTattttaaaagaattaaaaaatgCTACCTTTCAAAAATTTTCATTACCTTAACATATGTCAACATTTtgtatactaaaaataaataaaaaaaactagatTATACAGGCTTAACAAACAGTTTTGAGGAACTGAGGAAACAGTTTTCACTAAATCAAGTAACacattaaacataacattttgaagtagagAAACAGAATTTACAGTGAAAACCAGAAGTTCAGAAGTCAGTGATGCATCACATTTGATTgcatttgattattaaaatatcTAAGTAATGTCGCTCCTTGcctttgttttatatttactgtattatttaATTGTCTTGTGTGTTTTTGATGGAGTGCACTGAAATGGTGCTCCATAATGGACTGTGTTTCAAAGTTGTAACAAAGATTATTTAGAatgtgttttacaagaaaatactatttttcatatttaattcaaAGTATTTACTTGCTgcttctttgtaattatttgtgaaattgactagcaatttctgagtgcaAATACTTTTAAAGCAAATCCAGTGTGTCTGAAA harbors:
- the LOC141288547 gene encoding tripartite motif-containing protein 16-like, whose amino-acid sequence is MAEARFSQDEFLCPLCLDLLKDPVTTSCGHSYCKSCITDCWDQEDQMRVYSCPQCRQTFSPRPALARNTMLAEVVEKLKKTKLPADCDAGAGDVECDVCTGRKYKAVKSCLVCLNSYCQNHLEQHESFFKGKKHNLTDATGRLQEMICQKHEKILEVFCCTDQECICMLCTMYEHKNHNTVSAEEQRTEKQKQLKETQKTFQQRIQQREKDVQQLREAVESHKRSAQTAVEDSERIFTELIRSIERSRSELIRLIRDQEKRAVSRAEGRLERLEQEINDLRRRDAELEQLSHTQDHIQFLQSFQSLSAPPESTDGNDDPFSSLLSFDGLRESVHQLRDKLEDFCKEELKKISDRVTFTNIVPRTRNDFLQYSHQLTLDLNTVYKHLLLSDNNRVITNTDTVQPYPDHPDRFDMYYQVLCRESVCGRCYWEIECSGGVRISVSYKSISRKGWGNECRFGNNDQSWSLYCTPSSYSFIHNNKQTDLPVESISSRIGVFVDHSAGTLSFYSVSDTMSLIHTVHTTFTQPLYPGFAIFNNGSVLMTQNRLTRDSTHNALSCMMNQ